A window of the Trichoderma asperellum chromosome 6, complete sequence genome harbors these coding sequences:
- a CDS encoding uncharacterized protein (EggNog:ENOG41~MEROPS:MER0011021), with protein MKAFSSQLILFSCQFILLFAMALLIAFATFTGLGRFVYNQYSTLFSYEAQASDESISISNKRRRHEPLPTNLDKRRFLTTRSASGNSRSATSTSRSASSNSRSVTDKSRSVNDNSRSISDNSRSILKTSRSITGTSRSGNDNSRSIADTSRPTADISRSMSGTYRSASDDSRYISDDSRYISGNSRSISGDSHPIDNTSRSISNGSQPVLDNSASRLSTPDNGGQELHWLDKQAFADLIRQYSEFAALLEFIWKSSMTSTQPALVDGCLYPIRMHLLVDPEQLQLYNRGLLFPLNATFEEFCIRCIAFLDKVYCIDRIMDLREQWPTAPSFMNEKPTPQDLEMLNRIRDFFSFPDLPEILSNVLAACGFDNIDVPADFMNRIVLDLGAIIHRRTVPSYVASAEYRERLKVLFSVIDDKCPGSFPEITHEATPEVTPEVAPENEADVWLEIADESDPEKSSFEFNPPSLDSSFSFNPSTCSLSGLPTQRPGKRVSFDESLNKTYDKIDELMSMPSLSSLKISEESEIELRNLRKEAEALRAHDVEQEKLRKLRERTANGPQQPVVAPLSDEWIEKASNTVFAPDTEVLATTCQGTPLRKHDFVTVVAAKTWLNDEIVNGALGGLEKEINLVNGITDYKQQGRKCLVMNSFFWPRVEKANGRQTQSILRRMGVTPKNFLLMDTVLIPICKDYHWTLMVLQPQKRKVMHLDSFNKRSSHPDMALAWISDYLGDLYTAQEWEVMVVKSPQQNNGYDCGVHVITNGICMALGLDPVASYCVEEMPLQRLRIAGMLLNGGLNGEFDLWKH; from the exons ATGAAGGCATTTTCTTCCCAATTAATCCTGTTTTCTTGTCAATTTATTCTCCTCTTTGCAATGGCACTCCTCATCGCCTTTGCCACTTTTACCGGCTTAGGCCGATTTG tcTACAACCAATATAGCACCCTGTTCAGCTACGAAGCTCAAGCTTCTGATGAAAGCATTTCCATTTCGAACAAACGCCGCAGACATGAGCCTCTTCCTACCAACCTCGACAAGCGCCGATTCCTCACGACTCGCTCTGCTTCCGGTAATTCTCGTTCCGCTACCAGTACTTCTCGCTCTGCTTCCAGCAATTCTCGTTCTGTTACCGATAAATCTCGCTCTGTCAACGATAATTCTCGTTCTATTTCCGATAATTCTCGTTCTATTTTGAAAACTTCTCGTTCTATTACTGGTACTTCTCGCTCTGGGAACGATAATTCTCGTTCTATTGCCGATACTTCTCGCCCCACCGCCGATATTTCTCGCTCTATGAGCGGTACTTATCGTTCTGCTTCCGATGATTCTCGTTATATCTCTGATGATTCTCGTTATATTTCCGGCAATTCTCGTTCTATTTCTGGCGACTCTCACCCTATTGACAATACCTCTCGCTCCATTTCCAATGGTTCTCAACCTGTTCTCGATAATTCAGCTTCCAGATTGTCCACTCCCGACAATGGTGGTCAAGAACTGCACTGGCTCGACAAGCAAGCCTTTGCCGATCTCATTCGACAGTACAGCGAATTTGCCGCCCTGCTCGAGTTTATCTGGAAATCCTCCATGACCTCCACACAACCGGCTCTCGTTGACGGCTGCCTCTACCCCATTCGAATGCATTTATTGGTTGACCcggagcagctccagctatACAACCGTGGCCTACTGTTTCCTTTGAATGCCACTTTCGAAGAGTTCTGCATTCGCTGCATTGCGTTCCTTGACAAGGTGTACTGTATCGACCGCATCATGGACCTTCGAGAGCAGTGGCCAACTGCGCCATCATTCATGAACGAAAAACCCACGCCACAAGATCTGGAAATGCTGAACAGAATTCGAGACTTCTTCTCGTTTCCGGATCTGCCTGAGATTCTTTCAAACGTTTTAGCCGCCTGTGGATTCGACAACATTGACGTACCTGCCGATTTCATGAATCGCATCGTTTTGGACTTGGGCGCCATTATTCATAGGCGAACTGTACCAAGCTACGTGGCATCAGCTGAATATCGGGAGCGACTCAAGGTCCTATTTTCAGTCATTGACGACAAATGTCCTGGAAGCTTCCCTGAAATCACTCATGAAGCCACTCCTGAAGTGACCCCTGAAGTGGCCCCTGAGAATGAGGCAGACGTTTGGCTAGAGATTGCCGACGAAAGCGACCCGGAGAAATCCTCATTTGAGTTTAACCCACCTTCATTGGACTCGTCATTTTCTTTCAATCCCTCGACATGTTCCCTATCTGGGCTTCCCACACAGCGTCCCGGAAAACGTGTGTCTTTCGATGAATCACTAAACAAAACCTACGATAAGATCGACGAGTTGATGTCTATGCCATCACTGAGCTCACTGAAAATAAGTGAGGAATCAGAAATCGAGCTTCGAAATCTacgaaaagaagcagaagctctACGAGCACACGATGTTGAGCAAGAAAAGCTTCGTAAACTCCGGGAACGAACAGCCAACGGACCCCAACAGCCTGTCGTGGCGCCTCTCAGCGACGAATGGATCGAGAAGGCTAGCAACACGGTTTTTGCACCAGACACCGAAGTGTTGGCTACAACCTGCCAAGGAACGCCTCTTCGAAAACACGATTTCGTCACTGTAGTTGCGGCTAAGACCTGGCTTAACGACGAAATTGTCAACGGGGCACTGGGCGGGCTTGAAAAGGAAATCAACTTGGTTAATGGCATCACCGACTACAAACAGCAAGGCCGCAAATGCCTTGTCATGAACTCATTTTTCTGGCCTCGAGTCGAAAAGGCAAATGGCCGCCAGACGCAGTCTATCCTTCGCCGGATGGGCGTCACTCCTAAAAACTTCTTACTTATGGACACAGTCCTAATTCCCATCTGCAAGGACTATCACTGGACGCTCATGGTGCTTCAGCCCCAGAAACGAAAAGTCATGCACTTGGATTCATTCAACAAGCGCTCATCTCATCCTGATATGGCGCTGGCGTGGATATCAGACTACCTGGGCGACTTGTATACTGCTCAGGAATGGgaggtgatggtggtgaagtCACCTCAGCAAAACAACGGCTACGACTGTGGTGTACATGTGATCACCAATGGAATTTGCATGGCTTTGGGGTTGGACCCAGTCGCAAGCTACTGCGTGGAAGAGATGCCTCTTCAGAGGCTACGAATTGCCGGAATGTTGCTGAATGGAGGACTCAATGGGGAATTTGACCTTTGGAAACACTGA
- a CDS encoding uncharacterized protein (EggNog:ENOG41), whose product MVKPRIRQQTLGVVFTNTRQQPRPLSAFEDFNESSLTPYSRPTSFASSSEASSPRYTMTGHPPTLNEILLDTAPPPWTLTAFMAYLSQNHCMETLEFTLDSQRYTAFYEQFFSEATASDENREKVCAWWEKLMQIYIVPCAPREVNIPAQVRDRLLRVPYGPNPPHPSELADAGRIIYELMNDSLLVPFLQSVAPTMPDGHHDFLFGSPKASSDRTAVSSGTELDALTVDSDPNSPVTEPMTPPTTPPTSEWTFNTSPGGFHRAVAAHNKGWKKVGAKLGFNRKSSSRRTTPTSSGAESGETSFSTSNHSF is encoded by the coding sequence ATGGTCAAGCCCAGGATAAGACAACAAACCCTCGGAGTCGTGTTTACGAACACAAGACAGCAGCCACGGCCCTTGTCTGCGTTCGAAGACTTCAATGAATCATCACTTACACCGTACTCACGCCCGACCAGCTTCGCCTCCTCGTCCGAAGCATCATCTCCCCGATACACCATGACGGGTCACCCTCCAACCCTCAACGAGATCCTTCTCGATACCGCCCCCCCGCCGTGGACCCTCACTGCCTTCATGGCCTACCTTTCGCAGAACCACTGCATGGAGACGCTCGAGTTTACCCTTGATTCCCAGCGTTATACCGCCTTCTACGAACAGTTCTTCTCCGAAGCGACCGCCTCGGATGAAAATCGGGAAAAGGTCTGCGCCTGGTGGGAGAAACTGATGCAGATCTACATCGTCCCCTGCGCCCCTCGCGAGGTGAACATTCCCGCTCAGGTTCGAGATCGCCTCCTCCGCGTGCCGTATGGGCCCAACCCTCCTCACCCCTCCGAGCTTGCCGACGCAGGACGCATCATATATGAATTGATGAACGATTCTCTCTTGGTGCCCTTCTTGCAATCAGTCGCCCCGACCATGCCCGACGGCCATCATGACTTCCTTTTTGGATCACCCAAGGCGTCGTCTGACCGAACAGCCGTCTCAAGCGGCACAGAGCTTGATGCTCTGACGGTCGACAGCGATCCCAATTCCCCCGTCACAGAACCCATGACGCCCCCTACAACACCACCCACCTCAGAATGGACCTTTAACACGTCGCCTGGGGGCTTTCACCGTGCCGTAGCGGCGCATAACAAAGGCTGGAAGAAGGTGGGCGCAAAGCTGGGTTTCAATCGCAAAAGCTCTAGCCGGAGAACAACACCTACATCCTCAGGAGCCGAATCCGGAGAGACGAgcttcagcaccagcaaccaCTCATTCTAA
- a CDS encoding uncharacterized protein (TransMembrane:10 (i84-102o122-146i167-184o196-215i222-239o245-263i296-315o348-366i373-393o399-416i)), with protein sequence MEKFPSLATSPGLGNESPNDANSLNSPSMAFNGNNLSPNGYPARSAWSSSGRTHGRQKSLGDAFRTIRARNGSMSQNAHEIADALRAPVSPKLVILCLMWYTSSALTNTSSKSILNAFNMPATLTLIQFAFVSSLCVFLSWLSGIFPVLRTKISALRHPIREPSREVIMTTLPLAMFQIGGHLLSSTATAKIPVSLVHTIKGLSPLFTVLAYRLIYNIRYPTATYLSLIPLTIGVMLACSSERSYGGQLLGVLEALLATLIFVTQNIFSKKLFNEAAKVESEGGNVQSKKLDKLNLLCYSSGMAFALTMPIWFWTEGITLLKDFLHDGSVDLSELPNSMDHGRLTLEFIFNGIFHFGQNIIAFILLSMVSPVTYSVASLIKRVFVIVMAIIWFRSPTTSVQAVGIALTFLGLYLYDRTSESNKADRSARMMSESRNGAPLLPLTEAPAQTGRYRASPQLRNGAFQS encoded by the exons ATGGAAAAGTTTCCGAGCCTTGCGACATCACCAGGTCTGGGCAACGAGTCTCCGAACGATGCCAATTCCCTCAACTCGCCGTCGATGGCCTTCAACGGCAACAACTTGAGTCCCAATGGCTATCCCGCGAGAAGCGCATGGTCTTCGTCTGGCCGCACCCACGGCCGCCAAAAGAGCCTCGGCGATGCGTTCCGAACGATTCGTGCCAGAAATGGCAGCATGAGCCAAAACGCCCACGAGATCGCCGATGCGCTACGAGCCCCAGTGTCCCCAAAGCTTGTC ATTCTCTGCTTGATGTGGTACACATCGTCTGCTCTGACGAATACGTCGTCAAAGTCCATCCTCAATGCCTTTAATATGCCCGCAACGTTGACCCTCATTCAATTTGCGTTTGTATCTTCTCTCTGCGTCTTTCTCTCCTGGCTGTCGGGCATCTTCCCCGTCCTTCGCACCAAGATCTCTGCGTTAAGACACCCCATCCGCGAGCCCAGCAGAGAAGTCATCATGACAACGCTACCCCTAGCTATGTTCCAGATCGGCGGCCATCTCCTCAGCTCGACCGCGACGGCTAAAATACCCGTTTCGCTTGTTCACACTATAAAGGGCCTTTCGCCGCTGTTTACCGTGCTTGCTTATAGACTGATTTATAACATCCGATACCCCACAGCTACCTACCTCTCCTTGATTCCTTTGACAATAGGAGTCATGTTGGCTTGTTCCAGCGAACGAAGCTACGGCGGCCAACTACTCGGTGTTTTGGAGGCGCTCCTGGCAACCCTCATTTTTGTAACGCAAAATATCTTCTCCAAAAAGCTGTTCAACGAAGCTGCCAAAGTCGAGTCCGAGGGCGGCAACGTCCAATCCAAGAAACTCGATAAGCTTAATTTGCTGTGCTACTCGTCCGGTATGGCCTTTGCGCTGACTATGCCGATTTGGTTTTGGACAGAGGGCATCACTCTTCTGAAAGACTTCCTCCATGACGGGTCAGTAGACCTCAGCGAGCTGCCCAATTCGATGGACCATGGCCGCCTGACGCTGGAATTCATCTTCAACGGCATTTTCCACTTTGGACAGAACATCATTGCCTTCATCCTACTCTCCATGGTTTCTCCAGTCACATACTCTGTCGCCAGTCTCATCAAGCGCGttttcgtcatcgtcatggCCATCATCTGGTTCAGGAGCCCGACAACCTCCGTGCAGGCAGTGGGCATTGCTCTCACCTTCCTGGGTCTTTATCTCTACGACCGGACCAGCGAATCCAACAAAGCGGATCGAAGCGCGCGAATGATGTCGGAGTCCCGGAATGGAGCGCCTTTATTACCGCTCACCGAGGCGCCCGCGCAGACGGGTCGCTACCGTGCATCTCCTCAGCTGAGAAACGGTGCATTTCAGTCATAG
- a CDS encoding uncharacterized protein (BUSCO:EOG092D2AME) — translation MAAPKMTKNQMRRAKKKEQKKVKAEEVQPTEEADGPVAEKKDASPPPEDGADAKSTTDSAKPSAVTSDPIREDLLDDDPAFAAYRDIFNKFGVSFVEDQIAKEANAGNQGDVFFGDNDDIPDEEEESGQQKLSKKKRKQLNKLSVAQLKALVSIPEVVEWHDVSASDPRLLVQVKAQRNVVPVPAHWAMKREYLSSKRGIEKSAFRLPKFIAETGIAEMRDAVLEKQAEQTLKQKQRERVAPKMGKLDIDYQKLYDAFFRFQTKPELTRFGEVYYEGKETEVDYQHFRSGELSDATKEALGMPPGAPPPWLINQQRFGTPPSYPTLRIPGLNAPPPPGGSWGFHPGGWGKPPVDEFNRPLYGGDVFGLTAPNGATGQAQAAQPQLSNGDSVERTLWGELQPREEESEEEEEEEEEEESEDEDVPGGTETPSGLETPGGYASTVHPDYSQQGVETSIAGEMDLRKERRGYDTEESSAPRAAYTVVPERQVRAEGFFGSDRAYDINAAQRAAAAGMPVLGADDDSRKRKKPGDIDVAIDVDSLNQHGGLSKDELRSKYDASQKEEGIGARWAYDDDLSQMIEEERRKRQRTEKELNEKKREGKYKF, via the exons ATGGCGGCCCCAAAGATGACCAAGAACCAGATGCggagggcgaagaagaaggagcagaAGAAAGTCAAGGCAGAAGAA GTTCAACCAACCGAAGAGGCTGATGGGCCAGTTGCCGAGAAGAAAGATGCATCACCACCGCCTGAAGATGGTGCCGATGCCAAAAGTACGACCGACTCAGCGAAGCCCTCCGCGGTTACTAGCGACCCGATCCGAGAAGATCTGCTGGACGACGACCCGGCGTTTGCCGCATACAGGGATATTTTCAACAAGTTTGGTGTTTCGTTTGTAGAGGATCAGATCGCCAAGGAGGCCAATGCCGGAAACCAGGGAGACGTATTCTTCGGCGACAATGATGACATCcccgatgaagaggaggaatccggccagcagaaattatcaaagaagaaacggAAGCAATTGAATAAATTATCCGTGGCCCAGCTCAAGGCGCTCGTCAGCATCCCAGAAGTGGTCGAATGGCATGATGTCTCAGCTTCAGATCCGCGACTCTTGGTGCAAGTCAAGGCGCAGAGAAACGTCGTTCCCGTACCGGCTCACTGGGCAATGAAACGAGAATACTTGTCTTCAAAAAGGGGAATTGAGAAGTCAGCATTTCGGCTACCCAAATTCATCGCCGAGACGGGTATTGCGGAGATGCGTGACGCAGTATTGGAAAAACAAGCAGAGCAAACCTTGAAACAGAAGCAGCGAGAACGAGTCGCGCCAAAGATGGGCAAATTAGATATCGATTATCAAAAGCTCTATGATGCTTTCTTCCGCTTCCAGACGAAACCTGAGCTGACGCGATTTGGCGAAGTCTATTACGAGGGCAAGGAAACCGAGGTGGACTATCAGCACTTCCGTTCTGGCGAGTTGAGCGATGCGACAAAAGAAGCGCTTGGCATGCCACCCGGAGCACCACCTCCCTGGCTCATCAACCAGCAAAGATTCGGTACCCCTCCGTCCTACCCTACTTTAAGAATACCAGGTTTGAACGCACCGCCTCCTCCTGGCGGATCATGGGGCTTCCATCCTGGTGGCTGGGGTAAGCCCCCAGTTGACGAATTCAACCGCCCCTTATACGGTGGTGATGTTTTTGGCCTCACCGCGCCAAACGGTGCTACTGGCCAAGCGCAGGCAGCCCAGCCTCAATTATCTAATGGAGACTCTGTGGAACGAACACTATGGGGAGAATTACAACCTCGCGAAGAGGagtctgaagaagaggaggaagaggaggaggaagaagaatctgaggacgaggatgtcCCCGGCGGCACCGAAACTCCCAGCGGGCTCGAGACACCAGGAGGCTATGCCAGCACGGTACATCCCGACTATTCACAACAAGGCGTCGAAACATCGATTGCTGGCGAGATGGACTTGCGCAAAGAGCGGCGTGGATACGACACCGAGGAGTCCTCTGCTCCTCGCGCTGCTTACACAGTGGTGCCTGAGCGGCAGGTCCGTGCTGAGGGCTTCTTTGGCAGCGACCGCGCGTACGATATCAATGCCGCTCAGCGCGCTGCCGCGGCTGGTATGCCTGTGCTTGGCGCAGATGACGATTCTCGGAAGCGGAAGAAGCCTGGCGACATTGACGTCGCAATCGACGTTGACTCTCTAAATCAGCACGGTGGCCTCAGCAAAGATGAACTGCGGAGCAAATATGACGCCAGCCAGAAGGAAGAAGGTATCGGTGCAAGGTGGGCCTATGACGATGATCTGAGCCAAATGattgaggaagagaggaggaagcgaCAGCGTACCGAGAAGGAGCTcaatgagaagaagcgagagggcaaatataaattttaa
- a CDS encoding uncharacterized protein (EggNog:ENOG41): protein MTVKTRCQRRAPFLHRNWIKGTRALKDSAAMGNIVSSPIHKGSHQIDHERGPPLKRRRVSTPDSFPVDHLIASPQTSDSKSALRVEVLKISHKDSKKVRSYHGQAHPHEVTHTKASCRITISELTSGFRPRVVHCQNQICGLTTYKNPAGPHRVARIDLPKPFYIPQESILVNRVDDDKFDLADSYDIVVELEAAHGEKWPPLDSTDFGIPPMSPEVSPVSSKSWVLSSRFDKLFGRLKGPVSLSAGYSENEPPFCTDYVMDVDLRWAAGYKALKLLEKGSMPCINAIGPDTDLMDDLFAPSMNRRVNGINGHHVDESSAEVDEEGLDGPEGAQTPSRSLRTREKNKVYNLKVLSDQAQGREKKRRARANHLTANEGRVSYLLPSDQPVCLDYYRCVSCGAYHQTMQQLQAHLQTFHPAYNYVLETTSQGPQFRVSSRCEAMASPLKEYEIKPPVKPFNLETYLVGDQSWISSRLGSDTIDDVFTFSKDKNTFDRLPSQSPVATQPKFGQRRLGGHQNEKILVPNIKQALFDPISRARLTPGQEVPKRILDNTWLIQKHRESTSDFSDVTPAEKEYIWEWDGYILRQSLTSAAYFPRAWLGFVQEKASWLVAAEQRLLEFGKHLSLLRVRDMLEDKVIREAFSYINEARARVQRNGNSEGSGMQAEEVDPKQSPRATQIRKGTNGCTVCQLPVLGPRMLVCANKLCPHRLYHSDCIRREAVVSVDKKQGWLCNACFASKSN, encoded by the exons ATGACGGTGAAAACCAGGTGTCAGCGTCGAGCCCCCTTTCTTCATCGCAACTGGATCAAAGGCACCAGAGCCTTGAAGGACTCTGCAGCTATGGGCAACATAGTATCTTCACCAATTCATAAAGGATCACATCAAATCGACCATGAAAGGGGCCCGCCGTTGAAAAGGCGACGAGTTTCAACGCCCGACTCGTTTCCTGTTGACCATCTCATTGCCTCTCCACAGACTTCAGATTCCAAATCTGCCCTCCGTGTTGAGGTTCTCAAGATTTCCCATAAGGATTCAAAAAAGGTCAGATCTTATCACGGCCAAGCTCACCCCCACGAGGTTACGCACACCAAAGCTAGCTGCAGGATCACCATCTCTGAACTAACTTCTGGCTTCCGCCCCCGAGTTGTTCACTGCCAGAACCAGATTTGCGGCTTGACAACGTATAAAAATCCTGCTGGCCCTCACCGCGTCGCTCGTATCGACTTGCCCAAGCCCTTCTACATCCCCCAGGAAAGTATCCTGGTCAACCGAGTGGATGATGACAAATTCGACTTGGCAGACTCCTACGACATTGTAGTCGAATTAGAAGCTGCCCACGGCGAAAAATGGCCGCCGCTGGACTCGACTGATTTCGGCATTCCGCCCATGTCTCCTGAGGTCTCTCCCGTCTCCAGCAAATCATGGGTCTTGTCGAGCCGCTTTGACAAGCTTTTTGGTAGGCTCAAGGGTCCTGTGTCCTTATCTGCAGGATATTCGGAGAATGAGCCTCCCTTCTGCACCGATTATGTCATGGATGTTGACCTACGCTGGGCAGCCGGCTACAAAGCGTTGAAGCTCCTGGAGAAGGGATCGATGCCCTGCATCAACGCTATTGGTCCTGACACAGACTTGATGGACGATCTATTCGCTCCATCCATGAACAGAAGGGTCAATGGCATCAATGGTCATCACGTAGATGAGTCCTCCGCCGAAGTTGACGAAGAGGGCCTGGACGGCCCGGAAGGGGCACAAACTCCCTCGAGGTCTTTGAGAACTCGTGAAAAGAACAAGGTGTATAACTTGAAGGTTCTGAGTGACCAAGCTCagggcagagagaagaaacgTCGCGCGCGGGCTAATCACCTCACGGCGAATGAAGGCCGCGTTAGCTATCTCCTACCTTCTGACCAACCTGTCTGCCTAGACTATTACCGCTGCGTGAGTTGTGGAGCCTATCACCAAACTATGCAGCAGCTACAGGCACATCTACAGACTTTCCACCCCGCGTATAACTATGTGCTCGAAACGACGAGTCAGGGGCCGCAGTTCCGAGTCTCTAGTCGATGCGAGGCTATGGCTTCTCCCCTCAAGGAGTATGAGATAAAACCCCCCGTTAAACCATTCAACCTCGAGACATATCTTGTTGGCGACCAGTCGTGGATCTCATCTCGGCTTGGATCGGATACTATTGACGATGTCTTCACGTTTTCAAAGGACAAGAACACCTTTGACAGGCTCCCTTCCCAGTCGCCAGTAGCCACACAACCAAAATTTGGACAACGGCGCTTAGGGGGCCATCAAAACGAAAAGATCCTGGTGCCAAATATTAAGCAGGCCCTATTCGATCCTATCAGCAGAGCGCGATTAACTCCTGGCCAGGAGGTACCAAAGAGGATACTAGACAACACATGGCTGATCCAAAAGCACCGAGAAAGCACGAGCGACTTTTCTGATGTTACTCCCGCGGAAAAGGAGTATATCTGGGAGTGGGACGGCTATATCCTTCGCCAAAGCCTCACGTCTGCTGCCTATTTTCCCCGAGCTTGGTTGGGCTTTGTTCAAGAAAAGGCATCCTGGCTTGTTGCCGCTGAACAGCGTTTATTGGAGTTTGGTAAACATCTTAGCTTGCTTCGAGTTCGCGATATGCTTGAAGACAAAGTTATACGCGAAGCCTTTTCCTATATTAACGAAGCTAGAGCGAGGGTACAGCGAAATGGCAATAGTGAAGGGAGTGGTATGCAGGCCGAGGAAGTAGATCCAAAGCAGTCTCCGAGGGCTACCCAAATCCGCAAAGGTACAAATGGCTGTACCGTCTGCCAGCTGCCCGTGCTGGGGCCCAGAATGCTGGTCTGCGCAAACAAG CTCTGCCCTCACAGATTATACCACTCAGACTGTATACGGCGAGAAGCGGTTGTATCTGTTGATAAAAAACAAGGCTGGCTCTGCAATGCGTGTTTCGCGAGCAAATCGAAttag
- a CDS encoding uncharacterized protein (EggNog:ENOG41): MPLTRSAGQRALAQNSSRRNPARQSRANPSRTSARARETSADSSEPDSSASGSSLESHQVSRSPTRHTSRRRSTRIAAGHGSKASPQALRHLDSKTTSRAKASNRGRPVANTTSPSKRRQAALESLGQISPTGGPDWTDPRIPYQFWVDVFLHTRDESGADAANTHWLLQAATSCKLLSDPALTAIYRHPVIRHASKAKRLVALLERPPTDTLFNYRRKIESLHLNVRIVSQAVASQLIRPLTRLKELIFINPAEQPPYRELDTHVRWNYSEDIFLALQSPAEGSEALSGALLPISLKSWEWSGSLLGGYVADFDDIIRVHQMPSFAHLTRLSFTNFQVPSLNLSGSALNDPQANLQTSAEDGEVIDAIGNAIAQLNFLKHLVFESSTIMTSRLLSLLPKHLIHLELINCWEIDAENLATFLLTHGSSLRTLTLMHNQSLNLTFLTILAEACPSLQELRMSMSYYRHHDSLNDADPMYDFALLPDQIPTWPSSIRVIDIEHIRNWSIESVHTFIHSLVDNAASLPNLRELVIKTALDIPWQTRAELRHKLRHMVERVFLRADEDPHDTVTSEQMSSTHGTAIPRKRKRSRSPRSPVRRSNRIEAHVRGLPRRPRRDNTSQRQGLGRPLYREPDTDEDEFDNTELSGAETQQSSSSDPQPELAVQGLCHTVNIIIDNQKTREFPYSMEDFLTDNEGSSGVEWDGDDDDDHDFSIAF; the protein is encoded by the coding sequence ATGCCGCTGACACGCAGCGCAGGGCAGCGAGCCTTGGCTCAAAATAGCAGTCGACGAAATCCAGCTCGTCAGTCTCGGGCCAATCCATCTCGCACCTCTGCAAGAGCGCGCGAGACTTCCGCCGATTCCTCAGAGCCAGATTCAAGTGCGTCTGGGTCTTCTTTGGAATCCCATCAAGTTTCCAGATCACCTACCCGGCATACATCTCGACGAAGGAGCACTAGAATAGCAGCTGGGCATGGGAGTAAAGCAAGCCCGCAAGCACTACGGCACCTAGATTCGAAGACTACCTCTAGGGCCAAAGCTAGTAACAGAGGCCGCCCTGTCGCCAACACAACTTCGCCGAGCAAACGGCGACAAGCAGCACTAGAGAGTCTCGGTCAAATATCCCCAACCGGCGGTCCAGACTGGACAGATCCCCGGATTCCCTACCAGTTTTGGGTAGATGTCTTCTTGCATACTCGCGATGAAAGCGGCGCAGATGCAGCAAATACACACTGGCTACTCCAGGCTGCCACCTCATGCAAATTATTATCAGACCCGGCATTAACAGCCATCTACCGCCATCCAGTAATACGGCACGCCTCCAAAGCGAAACGACTGGTTGCATTGCTAGAACGCCCCCCCACAGACACCCTCTTCAACTACCGCAGGAAAATAGAGTCCCTTCACCTGAATGTTCGAATCGTGTCTCAAGCAGTAGCTTCTCAACTTATCCGGCCCTTGACTCGCCTCAAGGAATTGATATTTATTAACCCTGCGGAACAGCCGCCCTACAGAGAGCTTGATACACATGTCAGATGGAACTATTCAGAGGACATATTCCTTGCTCTCCAATCACCGGCTGAGGGTTCTGAAGCTCTTAGTGGCGCACTGCTTCCTATTAGCTTGAAGAGCTGGGAGTGGAGTGGAAGCTTGCTTGGCGGCTATGTTGCAGACTTCGATGACATTATCCGAGTCCACCAAATGCCATCATTTGCTCACCTTACGCGACTGAGCTTTACGAATTTTCAAGTCCCTTCGCTCAATCTTTCAGGGTCGGCGCTCAATGACCCTCAAGCAAACCTACAAACCTCTGCTGAAGACGGCGAGGTTATTGACGCTATCGGAAATGCCATTGCACAACTTAATTTCCTCAAACATCTAGTCTTTGAATCATCTACCATCATGACAAGCCGCCTCCTCTCTCTACTACCAAAACATCTTATTCACTTAGAACTCATCAATTGCTGGGAAATTGATGCTGAGAATCTAGCGACGTTCCTCCTCACtcatggcagcagcctccgCACTCTTACCCTGATGCACAACCAGTCCTTGAATCTTACTTTCTTGACAATTTTGGCTGAAGCGTGTCCCAGCCTGCAAGAGCTGCGCATGAGCATGTCTTATTATAGACACCATGATTCCCTCAATGATGCGGACCCCATGTATGATTTCGCCCTTCTCCCCGATCAGATTCCAACATGGCCCTCTAGTATCCGTGTCATCGATATCGAACACATTCGCAACTGGTCCATAGAAAGCGTGCATACGTTCATTCACTCACTTGTTGATAATGCCGCGAGCTTGCCAAATTTGCGTGAGCTAGTGATCAAGACCGCACTTGATATCCCATGGCAAACTCGCGCTGAGCTACGACACAAGCTAAGACATATGGTTGAACGGGTATTTCTCCGAGCAGATGAGGATCCACACGATACGGTGACTTCTGAGCAGATGAGTAGCACCCACGGTACTGCTATACCACGCAAGAGGAAGCGATCTAGATCGCCGAGGTCTCCTGTACGAAGAAGTAATAGAATCGAGGCCCATGTCCGTGGCTTGCCCCGACGTCCCAGAAGAGACAACACATCGCAACGCCAAGGGCTTGGAAGGCCACTCTACCGAGAACCAGATACTGATGAAGACGAGTTTGACAACACAGAGCTATCCGGTGCCGAAACGCAGCAAAGCTCATCTTCCGATCCACAGCCAGAATTGGCAGTCCAGGGACTTTGCCATACTGTCAACATCATAATCGATAATCAGAAAACGAGGGAGTTCCCTTACAGCATGGAGGACTTCCTTACTGATAACGAAGGGTCTTCGGGCGTAGAATGGGAcggggatgatgacgacgatcaCGACTTTTCTATTGCATTTTGA